The Eubacteriaceae bacterium Marseille-Q4139 genome has a window encoding:
- a CDS encoding dihydroorotate dehydrogenase electron transfer subunit translates to MAKILKNERLSEDFYLMVAEEENQAEMGQFYMLRAWDEFPVLSRPISVFDADGKTVSFLYKAVGKGTEIFSRLEAGDEITLDGPHGNGYPDEGKKIALVGGGVGIAPLYLTAKKLKESDPERTVDIYLGFSGEPVMIEQYEAVADRVVVNVGGFITDEIDPREYDCIMTCGPEIMMKVLCAKCKKLAVSAPVYVSMENRMACGIGACLVCTCRTSGGNKRTCKDGPVFLGSEVFGNE, encoded by the coding sequence ATGGCTAAAATTTTGAAAAATGAGCGGCTGTCCGAGGACTTTTACCTGATGGTCGCCGAGGAAGAAAATCAGGCTGAAATGGGTCAGTTTTATATGCTGAGGGCATGGGATGAGTTCCCGGTGCTCTCGCGCCCCATCAGCGTCTTTGATGCTGATGGAAAGACCGTAAGCTTCCTTTATAAGGCAGTCGGAAAGGGCACGGAAATTTTCTCCCGTCTTGAGGCAGGGGATGAGATTACCCTGGACGGCCCCCACGGAAACGGGTATCCCGACGAGGGGAAAAAGATCGCCCTGGTGGGCGGCGGCGTCGGCATTGCGCCCCTGTACCTGACGGCAAAGAAGCTTAAGGAAAGCGATCCGGAGAGAACCGTGGACATCTACTTAGGTTTCAGCGGCGAGCCGGTGATGATCGAACAGTATGAGGCCGTGGCTGACCGGGTGGTTGTTAATGTGGGCGGCTTCATCACCGATGAGATTGACCCGAGGGAGTATGACTGCATCATGACCTGCGGGCCGGAAATCATGATGAAGGTGCTGTGTGCAAAATGTAAAAAGCTTGCGGTATCGGCGCCGGTTTATGTATCCATGGAAAACCGGATGGCCTGCGGCATCGGCGCATGTCTCGTCTGTACCTGCCGCACATCCGGCGGCAATAAGCGTACCTGCAAGGACGGGCCGGTATTTTTAGGAAGCGAGGTGTTTGGGAATGAGTAA
- a CDS encoding sodium:solute symporter family protein yields the protein MNTGALSLGIILLYLFAMLALTLWNGKKKQQKTAEGFFLANRGVSSVLLPLTMIAAMQSTFAFLGAPGMYYTHGISYICIVLSQVWVALMVIYFGNKIRLLAKKKGYMSLGDYLEDRYQSKYMKIFSSCVSVLMTMVFLSMQYVGNARAMNIVGGDAIGYEAAILVSIVFSLLYVLIGGAGGVVLLDAVQAIILLVGIVVAAWIALVPSGGIVALFTQIADTAPELLSRPGPQGLYTGKYWIMQFIVLPFGIWLCPHVWMKSLMAKDENALAKSAISIPVSQILIYGFATLFIGLAGHLLVSPDQVGAADNVLPVLMTTRSKWYIAALVMAAAIAAGISTINAMLLVTSQIVSQDLILINRKGKISEKQNMLLSRFIVLVIAAVCGVIALNPPETLVQIVQDVAYTGLAQLAPPFLLGLYWKRCNKWGAAAGMTAGIIILFGTRILNVQPLGWPGFMWGFFTNIILTVVISLACGKREQA from the coding sequence ATAAACACAGGCGCATTAAGTCTCGGAATCATTTTGCTCTATCTTTTTGCGATGCTGGCCCTGACGCTCTGGAACGGCAAGAAAAAACAGCAGAAAACGGCGGAGGGATTTTTCCTGGCAAACCGCGGCGTCAGCTCGGTGCTTCTTCCGCTTACGATGATCGCAGCCATGCAGAGCACCTTCGCGTTTTTAGGCGCGCCGGGCATGTACTATACCCACGGAATTTCCTATATCTGCATCGTTTTAAGCCAGGTATGGGTGGCTCTGATGGTCATTTATTTCGGAAATAAGATCCGTCTTCTCGCAAAGAAGAAAGGCTATATGTCTCTGGGCGACTATCTGGAGGACAGGTACCAGAGCAAATACATGAAGATTTTCTCTTCCTGCGTTTCGGTTCTTATGACGATGGTATTCCTTTCCATGCAGTACGTGGGGAATGCCCGTGCCATGAACATTGTCGGCGGGGATGCCATCGGATATGAGGCCGCAATCCTCGTGTCCATCGTGTTCTCCCTGCTTTACGTCCTGATCGGCGGCGCCGGCGGCGTTGTCCTTCTGGATGCGGTGCAGGCCATTATCCTGCTGGTTGGTATCGTCGTGGCGGCGTGGATCGCCCTGGTTCCCTCCGGCGGCATTGTGGCCCTGTTTACACAGATCGCCGATACGGCGCCGGAGCTTCTTTCCAGGCCTGGCCCCCAGGGACTTTACACGGGGAAATACTGGATCATGCAGTTCATTGTGCTGCCCTTTGGCATCTGGCTCTGCCCCCATGTATGGATGAAGTCTCTGATGGCAAAAGATGAAAACGCCCTGGCGAAATCGGCTATCAGTATCCCGGTTTCCCAGATTCTGATTTACGGCTTTGCCACCCTGTTCATCGGCCTCGCAGGTCATCTTCTGGTGAGCCCGGATCAGGTGGGCGCGGCAGACAATGTCCTGCCGGTTTTAATGACGACGCGCTCCAAGTGGTACATTGCCGCCCTGGTTATGGCAGCCGCCATCGCCGCGGGAATTTCCACCATCAACGCGATGCTTCTGGTAACGTCCCAGATCGTGTCCCAGGATCTGATCCTGATTAACAGGAAAGGGAAGATTTCCGAAAAGCAGAACATGCTGTTATCGAGATTCATCGTACTTGTGATTGCGGCCGTCTGCGGCGTAATCGCCTTAAATCCGCCGGAAACCCTGGTTCAGATCGTACAGGATGTGGCTTACACGGGGCTTGCACAGCTTGCGCCGCCGTTCCTTCTCGGCCTGTACTGGAAGCGCTGCAATAAGTGGGGCGCAGCAGCCGGCATGACGGCCGGCATTATCATCCTGTTCGGAACGCGGATTCTCAATGTGCAGCCGCTTGGCTGGCCTGGCTTCATGTGGGGCTTCTTTACGAATATCATTCTGACCGTTGTGATTTCCCTGGCCTGCGGGAAGCGGGAACAGGCTTAA
- a CDS encoding dihydroorotase, which produces MLIKNGHVMDPKSGLDETLDILIRDGKIEGIGKYPESGEYGEVIDARGKIVAPGLVDVHVHFRDPGFTYKEDMETGAASAAAGGYTTVICMANTNPAVDNEETLSDLRKRAERLPIHVLNTAAVTKGLQGKELTDMEGLKALGAVGFTDDGIPIKDVRLVTEAMRRAAALRVPISFHEEDPDLIGSSGVNQGAVSKETGVAGAPTVSEEVLIARDCLLALHEKARINIQHVSSGVSVDILRTMKKLGADIYAEVTPQHFSLNETAVLKKGALAKVNPPLRTEEDRYRLIEGLKDDVIDIIATDHAPHSAEEKARPLAEAPSGMIGLETALALGITNLVRRGHMTMMHLLKKMTEKPAELYGLPCGTLAVGNDADLVIFDEREKWTVENFRSKSANSPFIGMELYGKVKYTVCRGQIVYRDEEEKHET; this is translated from the coding sequence ATGCTGATTAAAAACGGACATGTGATGGATCCGAAATCCGGGCTGGACGAGACGCTTGATATTCTGATCCGTGACGGAAAAATTGAGGGCATCGGAAAGTACCCGGAAAGCGGGGAATACGGCGAGGTCATCGACGCCAGGGGAAAAATCGTGGCTCCCGGCCTTGTGGATGTGCATGTACACTTCCGGGATCCAGGTTTCACGTATAAAGAGGACATGGAGACAGGCGCGGCCAGCGCGGCGGCCGGAGGATACACGACGGTGATCTGCATGGCGAACACAAACCCGGCCGTGGACAATGAGGAGACGCTTTCGGATCTCAGAAAACGCGCCGAGCGGCTGCCGATCCATGTTTTAAACACGGCAGCGGTGACGAAAGGCTTGCAGGGAAAAGAGCTGACAGACATGGAAGGCCTGAAAGCCCTGGGCGCCGTGGGCTTTACCGACGACGGGATTCCGATTAAGGACGTGCGCCTTGTGACGGAGGCCATGCGGCGGGCCGCGGCACTGCGTGTGCCCATCAGCTTCCATGAGGAAGACCCGGATCTCATCGGAAGCTCCGGCGTCAACCAGGGGGCTGTCTCAAAAGAGACCGGTGTTGCCGGGGCCCCGACCGTCTCGGAAGAAGTGCTGATTGCAAGGGACTGCCTGCTGGCGCTCCATGAAAAGGCCAGAATCAACATCCAGCATGTGAGCTCCGGTGTTTCCGTGGACATTTTAAGAACCATGAAAAAGCTTGGCGCCGATATCTACGCCGAGGTGACGCCGCAGCATTTCTCGTTAAATGAGACGGCTGTCCTTAAAAAAGGCGCACTGGCGAAGGTAAACCCGCCGCTTCGCACCGAGGAAGACCGCTACCGCCTGATTGAGGGGCTAAAGGACGATGTGATCGACATCATCGCCACCGACCATGCGCCCCACAGTGCGGAAGAAAAGGCGCGTCCCCTTGCGGAAGCGCCGAGCGGGATGATCGGGCTGGAAACGGCCCTGGCCCTGGGGATTACAAATCTTGTCCGCAGGGGCCATATGACGATGATGCATCTTCTTAAGAAAATGACGGAAAAGCCGGCGGAGCTTTACGGCCTGCCCTGCGGCACGCTGGCAGTTGGGAATGATGCGGATCTTGTGATTTTTGATGAACGGGAAAAATGGACGGTGGAAAATTTCCGCTCCAAATCGGCCAACTCCCCGTTTATCGGAATGGAACTTTATGGAAAAGTAAAATATACCGTCTGCCGCGGGCAGATCGTATATCGGGATGAGGAGGAAAAGCATGAAACATAA
- a CDS encoding hydantoinase/carbamoylase family amidase produces MEHRIEDIQYCEKLFDAFYDIGSTAEGGVTRLGYTEEEDRMHEVFAALGEELGCTVKTDEAGNTYVMNSRTENGYYLIGSHLDSVIEGGRYDGAAGIIAGLMAVRWAAEEGLSIPIRVGAFRCEESSNFGCCTIGSGLITNEIYKQNIGGLMSKNGDRLEDIFKKRGYNLRPDKIRGVQKYLEVHIEQGKILEETGTSVGIVQTIAGPRRFKVYLRGMAEHSGATPMYMRSDALCAAAELILEIERIGKKEALYQSVATVGVVTNRPNALNVIPGEVELGIDIRGIEAASLDRMEREIRETAGRICGKRGIEYLEEKISEIPPIDMSANVQNGLEEAARRAGISSRRMMSGAGHDAMSFASLCETGMVFIPCLKGLSHNRKEFTSISQICDGARVIYEYLREEGAKC; encoded by the coding sequence ATGGAACACCGGATCGAAGATATCCAGTATTGTGAAAAGCTCTTCGACGCTTTTTACGATATCGGAAGCACGGCCGAAGGCGGCGTTACGAGACTTGGCTACACAGAAGAGGAAGACCGGATGCATGAGGTTTTTGCGGCTCTCGGGGAAGAACTCGGGTGCACAGTAAAGACGGACGAGGCCGGGAACACCTACGTGATGAACAGCCGGACGGAAAACGGATACTATCTGATCGGATCTCACCTGGATTCCGTAATCGAAGGCGGGAGATATGACGGCGCTGCCGGGATCATTGCAGGGTTAATGGCTGTCCGGTGGGCAGCAGAGGAAGGCCTTTCCATTCCGATCCGTGTCGGCGCATTCCGCTGTGAGGAATCCAGCAATTTCGGCTGCTGCACCATCGGCAGCGGGCTGATTACGAACGAAATCTACAAACAGAATATCGGAGGCCTCATGTCCAAGAACGGGGACCGCCTGGAAGACATCTTTAAAAAACGCGGGTACAATCTGCGCCCTGATAAAATCCGCGGGGTGCAGAAATACCTGGAGGTACATATCGAGCAGGGCAAAATCCTCGAGGAAACCGGCACATCGGTGGGCATCGTCCAGACCATTGCCGGCCCGAGGCGGTTCAAGGTCTACCTGCGCGGCATGGCCGAGCATTCCGGCGCGACACCCATGTACATGCGAAGCGACGCCCTCTGCGCGGCGGCCGAGCTGATTCTGGAAATCGAGCGGATCGGGAAAAAGGAAGCCCTTTATCAGTCAGTGGCGACGGTGGGCGTTGTCACCAACCGTCCCAATGCCTTAAACGTCATTCCCGGCGAGGTAGAGCTGGGAATCGACATCCGCGGCATCGAGGCGGCAAGCCTTGACCGGATGGAACGGGAAATCCGGGAGACGGCCGGCCGGATCTGCGGAAAGCGCGGCATCGAGTACCTGGAGGAAAAAATCAGCGAAATCCCGCCCATCGATATGAGCGCCAATGTGCAGAACGGGCTGGAGGAAGCCGCCAGACGCGCCGGGATCAGCAGCAGGCGGATGATGAGCGGCGCCGGCCATGACGCCATGTCCTTTGCCTCCCTCTGTGAGACGGGAATGGTGTTCATCCCCTGCCTAAAGGGGCTTTCCCATAACCGCAAGGAGTTCACCTCCATTTCCCAGATATGCGACGGTGCGCGTGTGATCTATGAATATCTGAGAGAGGAGGGAGCAAAATGCTGA
- a CDS encoding PucR family transcriptional regulator ligand-binding domain-containing protein yields MASVSDLLKVPALKGIRVAAGEKGLGRRAEHVTVMEVPDIKRWLKGNDFLITSFYSVRKSEEEQCALIRDLSDTCCCIAVKTGKYVASLAEGVRKTADECGLPLLEIPFELPYIDIMINVMSVLMEEEGTSVILEKYIKDIIYENYSDETLIVERGRLFGIEADKNWFCALNVGVSPKEAPAGLRFLSKHLQQFLKDSPSVRGCYKLSLENGFLLLMETADKPALEILAGRLLEEEAERAMEASGLASVSCGLGSVEQGLSGIRGTYTASFRAKKTGALLFPGKNYYTWQEMQPFCTLEEVLSQRGTRVFAGALSMVKNREILDTLTCYYECDGRMELVAERMHTHRNTIKYRLHRLQELTGLDLKNPKDNFKLYLAVLARKLHSAQRNCQNGQKNEEKV; encoded by the coding sequence TTGGCAAGCGTGAGCGATCTTTTGAAAGTGCCGGCGCTTAAGGGGATCCGGGTTGCGGCCGGAGAGAAAGGACTTGGCCGCCGCGCCGAGCATGTGACCGTTATGGAGGTGCCGGACATCAAGCGGTGGTTAAAGGGAAACGACTTTTTAATTACCAGCTTTTATTCGGTGCGGAAAAGCGAGGAGGAACAGTGCGCCCTGATTCGGGACCTGTCCGATACCTGCTGCTGCATTGCGGTGAAAACCGGGAAATATGTGGCCTCGCTGGCGGAGGGTGTGCGGAAAACGGCGGACGAGTGCGGCCTGCCGCTCCTTGAAATCCCCTTCGAGCTTCCCTATATCGACATCATGATTAACGTCATGTCGGTGCTCATGGAAGAGGAAGGAACCTCCGTGATCCTGGAAAAGTACATCAAGGACATCATCTATGAGAATTACAGCGATGAGACTTTGATTGTGGAGCGGGGAAGGCTTTTTGGAATCGAGGCCGACAAAAACTGGTTCTGTGCCTTAAACGTGGGCGTGTCCCCGAAAGAGGCGCCGGCCGGTCTGCGGTTCTTGAGCAAGCACCTTCAGCAGTTTTTAAAGGATTCTCCGTCCGTGCGCGGCTGTTACAAGCTTTCCCTGGAAAATGGATTCCTGCTTTTAATGGAAACGGCAGATAAGCCAGCCCTGGAAATTCTCGCCGGCCGGCTTTTGGAGGAAGAGGCGGAAAGAGCCATGGAGGCGAGCGGCCTTGCTTCCGTTTCCTGCGGCCTCGGTTCCGTGGAACAGGGCCTTTCGGGAATCCGCGGTACCTACACGGCTTCCTTCCGGGCGAAAAAGACGGGAGCCCTGCTGTTCCCGGGCAAAAATTATTATACCTGGCAGGAGATGCAGCCCTTCTGTACGCTGGAGGAAGTGCTGTCCCAGCGCGGCACCAGGGTATTTGCCGGCGCTCTTTCCATGGTGAAAAACAGGGAAATCCTGGACACGCTGACGTGCTATTACGAATGCGACGGACGCATGGAGCTGGTGGCGGAGCGGATGCACACCCACCGGAACACGATCAAGTACCGCCTGCACCGTCTCCAGGAGCTTACGGGCCTGGATTTAAAGAACCCGAAGGACAATTTTAAGCTCTATCTGGCCGTCCTGGCGCGGAAGCTTCATTCTGCCCAGAGAAATTGTCAAAATGGACAAAAAAACGAAGAAAAAGTTTGA
- the malQ gene encoding 4-alpha-glucanotransferase, with the protein MKTMLERGAGLLMPISSLPSPYGIGTFGKSAYEFVDMLKKARQKYWQVLPVGPTSYGDSPYQSFSAFAGNPYFIDLDILMEEGLLKKEEVDACYWGEDPSQVAYDAIFYYRFPLLKKAYARSEFKEEEGYEKFCLENWFWLGDYAFYMALKFHFDNKEWLAWPEDIRFRKREAVEKYREELKDDIDFFKFLQYQFFKQWKKLRTYANEQGIRIIGDIPIYVALDSADVWTHPELFLLDEENLTPVKVAGVPPDAFSETGQLWGNPLYRWDVQIKTDFAWWKERMKASARLYDVVRIDHFIGVVQYYTIPYGAEDGKLGEWKKGPGKLLTDAINSVVGETKIIAEDLGVFNPDVKALLEETGYPGMKIIEFAFSGDRFNEHLPHMYSPNSVVYGGTHDNETLAGYFKPEARQWWELQYISDYMGVAHQSEVVDKVFFTAYASVASVVVFQVQDVLKLDNRARMNTPGTVGNNWRWRMTPGQLKQEHLDRLSWLVDTFGRF; encoded by the coding sequence TTTGTGGACATGTTAAAAAAAGCCAGGCAGAAATACTGGCAGGTGCTGCCGGTGGGGCCCACAAGCTATGGGGACAGTCCGTATCAGTCCTTTTCTGCTTTCGCAGGGAACCCATATTTCATCGACCTTGATATCCTTATGGAGGAAGGGCTTTTAAAAAAGGAGGAAGTTGACGCCTGCTACTGGGGGGAAGACCCGTCCCAGGTGGCTTACGACGCCATTTTTTATTACCGCTTCCCGCTGCTTAAAAAGGCATACGCCCGCAGCGAATTTAAGGAGGAAGAGGGCTATGAAAAATTTTGCCTGGAAAACTGGTTCTGGCTCGGTGACTATGCCTTTTATATGGCGTTAAAATTCCATTTTGACAACAAAGAATGGCTGGCCTGGCCCGAGGATATCCGCTTTAGGAAGCGGGAGGCCGTGGAAAAGTACCGGGAGGAATTAAAGGACGACATCGACTTTTTCAAATTCCTCCAGTACCAGTTCTTTAAACAGTGGAAGAAGCTTCGTACATACGCCAACGAGCAGGGCATCCGGATCATCGGCGACATCCCGATCTATGTGGCTCTCGACAGCGCCGATGTCTGGACGCATCCGGAACTGTTCCTTTTGGACGAGGAGAACCTGACGCCGGTCAAGGTGGCAGGCGTGCCGCCGGATGCCTTCAGCGAGACCGGCCAGCTCTGGGGAAATCCGCTGTACCGGTGGGATGTCCAGATTAAAACGGATTTCGCATGGTGGAAGGAGCGGATGAAGGCCTCGGCCAGGCTTTACGACGTGGTGCGGATCGACCATTTCATCGGCGTGGTGCAGTATTACACGATCCCTTACGGCGCAGAGGACGGGAAGCTCGGCGAGTGGAAGAAAGGCCCCGGAAAGCTTCTGACGGATGCCATCAATTCCGTCGTGGGCGAGACGAAGATCATCGCAGAGGATCTCGGCGTCTTTAACCCCGATGTGAAGGCGCTTCTCGAGGAAACCGGCTACCCCGGCATGAAAATCATCGAATTTGCCTTCAGCGGCGACCGGTTCAACGAGCACCTGCCCCACATGTATTCGCCGAACTCCGTCGTCTACGGCGGAACCCATGACAACGAGACTCTGGCCGGATACTTTAAGCCCGAGGCGCGCCAGTGGTGGGAGCTTCAGTATATTTCCGATTACATGGGCGTCGCCCACCAGTCGGAGGTGGTGGACAAGGTGTTCTTTACGGCGTATGCGTCGGTGGCAAGCGTCGTGGTGTTCCAGGTGCAGGATGTGTTAAAGTTAGACAACCGGGCCAGGATGAATACGCCGGGCACAGTCGGGAACAACTGGCGCTGGCGGATGACGCCCGGGCAGTTAAAGCAGGAGCATCTGGACAGGCTTTCCTGGCTGGTGGATACCTTCGGGAGATTTTAA